The sequence below is a genomic window from Methanoculleus sp. 7T.
GCACGCGGTCTCGGAACGCATCGAGGACGCCGGGGAGTTCCCGGTACTCCTGCCTGCTCGTGACCGGGACGTTGTGCTTGACGTCGCCGAGGAGGAGGAGAAGGTCGGGCTGTGTCTCCTCGATGCAGGCGATCACCCGGTCGGTTCGGGAGGCGCTCCGGCTCGTTATGTGGACACCGTGACGTTCGAGGCCCGACTCGATACCCATGTGCAGGTCGGCGACGACCAGCACGCGCCGGTCCTGCTCGACCAGGAGGGCCGGGCCGTTCTCGATGAAATGCAGATGCATCGTTATATCGGTTTAATCATGCCCGATGCAGGCTGGTAGCATTCCCCTGCAGCGAGGAGTTCTTCGAGCGCTCTCTGTGCGTCCCGTGCGGAGAGGCCGGACCGCACCCCGAGGGCGACGGCGTCGCTCTCCGGGATCCCTCGTGCTCCTCCCTCGTCCTCGATGGCGGCAAGGAGGAGGTCGCGCCCGGCGACGGGCGCGATCTCGCCGACGGCGAGATCGGGGAGGACGCTTGCAAGCGCCGTCCGCACCATTCCGGCCTTGTCTTGGATATCCTTGCCCGTGGTCCCGTAGAGTCCGATGACGGTTGCGGCCCGCTCGTCGCCGCCGCCTCCGAGAGCCTTCTCGAGCGCTTCGAGGCGGCCGAGCGTCGCGCCGGCGGTCGCGAGCACCCAGATGTCGCGTGCGGTGCGGTCCACCACGTTGATCGCCTCGGCGTCTACCGCTGCATACGCCCTCGATCCGGAACCGTTGAGCGTCGCCCGGCCGGTGACGGCGACGAACGCAGGCGGTTCGATGTAGCCGAGCGTCTCGACCACATCCGGGCTCTGCCAGTCTGCCGAGACCCTGAACGTGCCGGTGGGGTCGGCGATCCGGGCCTGCATCACGTCGCCGCTCCCCCTGCACTCGGTGAGGGCGCCGACGATGAAGAGGCGGCGGCACCAGGCGCCGCCGGGCGTCACCACGTGCGAGCCGTCCCGACCGTCTCGGGAGTCCACCGTATGCCGCGCGGCAGAGAAATCCCGCGCAAACACCCGTCCTATAGGTTCCATACTACTCATCCGTCTCAAGAAGGGGGCATGGGATATACCGGGGCGGGGGTTCCGATCGGCCGGATCTCCATGCGAACTCCCGGTGTTTCCATACGTGTCTGTACTTTACTTATTCTCCCTCAACCCTCTAAAAAGGATCACCGGAATTGTATGACGATGCTTTTACGATACACGAGCGCCAACTTCTATGCAAATGGAAGGTAACCACACCATCTGGATAGAGAAGTATCGGCCCCGGCGACTCGACGAGATGGTCGGGCAGAAGGATATCGTGGTGCGCCTTCAATCCTACGTGAAGACCGGCAACCTGCCGCACCTCCTCTTCACCGGGAGCGCAGGGATCGGTAAGACGACCGCCGCCGTGGCGCTTGCGCGGGAGTTCTTCGGCGAATCGTGGCAGATGAACTTCCGAGAGATGAACGCCTCTGACGAGCGCGGCATCGACGTCGTCAGAAACCAGATCAAGCAGTTCGCCCGGACGTCGCCGCTTGCCGGTGCGACGTTCAAGATCCTCTTTTTGGACGAGGCGGATGCGCTCACCACGGATGCACAGGCCGCCCTCAGGAGGACGATGGAGACCTACGCCCGCACCTGCCGGTTCATCCTCTCGTGCAACTACTCCTCAAAGATCATCGACCCGATCCAGAGCCGATGCGCCATCTACCGGTTCAGGCCGCTCGACCGGGAGGCGGTCATCGAGGAGACCCGGAGGATTGCCGCAGAGGAGGGCCTCACCGTCACGGAAGGGGCGCTCGACGCCATCGTCTACGTCGCCTCCGGGGATATGAGGAAGGCGATCAACGCCTTGCAGGGCGCCGCCATCCTCAGGCCGGAGATCGATGAGGAGATGATCTACGAGATCAC
It includes:
- a CDS encoding replication factor C small subunit — translated: MEGNHTIWIEKYRPRRLDEMVGQKDIVVRLQSYVKTGNLPHLLFTGSAGIGKTTAAVALAREFFGESWQMNFREMNASDERGIDVVRNQIKQFARTSPLAGATFKILFLDEADALTTDAQAALRRTMETYARTCRFILSCNYSSKIIDPIQSRCAIYRFRPLDREAVIEETRRIAAEEGLTVTEGALDAIVYVASGDMRKAINALQGAAILRPEIDEEMIYEITATARPEEIDELLDLSIAGRFDEAEQALSELTRGRGIAPNELINQCYRALVQRDIDRTLKVRLIDALGETDFRLSEGASSDIQMEALLARFVLAAEQHR